The Geomonas ferrireducens genome includes a window with the following:
- the nrfD gene encoding NrfD/PsrC family molybdoenzyme membrane anchor subunit gives MVHGEAWTIKEFFTYPNEYIYWTIQIVMYPFMTGLVAGAFVLSSLYHVFGVKQLKDIARFSLVFSFALLPVAMLPLLMHLQQPLRGIEVMMTPHFTSAIAAFGIVFSTYGMIVASELWFVYRKHFVETALSLKALPQPDAADKLRCLLFSVLTLGAWDVSHEALEADERAVKKLAAAGIPVACFLHGYAGFIFGSVKANALWMTPLMPVIFICSAVVSGIALCILTYILTMEIRKQLSLRRRLAHPEIPSMEELKSAEAHVVAMTSRYLLMFMVAAITLELLDLIFRGYTAVKSWDILRSVIYERDFVNIFVIQYGLGNLVPFFLFLIPGLTIRRATVGTVLVLLGVFMMRWNVVIGGQAFSSSFSGFMHYVLPIWPTSMETLKEGLFGALIVAIVPFCIFYVLNKVMPVFKKA, from the coding sequence ATGGTGCACGGAGAAGCCTGGACCATAAAGGAGTTTTTCACCTACCCCAACGAGTACATCTACTGGACCATCCAGATCGTCATGTACCCCTTCATGACCGGCCTCGTGGCGGGCGCCTTCGTGCTCTCCTCGCTGTACCACGTCTTCGGGGTGAAGCAGTTGAAGGACATCGCACGCTTCTCGCTGGTCTTTTCGTTCGCGCTGTTGCCCGTCGCCATGCTGCCGCTTTTGATGCACCTGCAGCAGCCGCTCAGGGGGATCGAGGTGATGATGACGCCGCACTTCACCTCGGCCATCGCCGCCTTCGGCATCGTCTTCAGCACCTACGGCATGATCGTCGCCTCGGAGCTCTGGTTCGTGTACCGCAAGCACTTCGTCGAGACGGCGCTTTCGCTCAAGGCGCTGCCGCAGCCGGACGCGGCGGACAAGCTGCGCTGCCTCCTCTTCTCGGTCCTCACCCTCGGTGCGTGGGACGTCTCGCACGAGGCGCTGGAGGCTGACGAGCGGGCGGTGAAAAAGCTCGCCGCGGCGGGCATCCCGGTCGCCTGCTTCCTGCACGGCTACGCCGGTTTCATCTTCGGCTCGGTGAAGGCCAACGCGCTCTGGATGACGCCGCTCATGCCGGTCATCTTCATATGTTCCGCGGTCGTCTCCGGTATCGCCCTTTGCATCCTCACCTACATCCTCACCATGGAAATCAGGAAGCAGCTCTCGCTCAGGCGCCGCCTCGCCCATCCCGAGATCCCCTCCATGGAGGAGCTGAAGAGCGCCGAGGCGCACGTAGTCGCCATGACCTCGCGCTACCTCCTCATGTTCATGGTGGCGGCGATCACTCTGGAGCTTCTCGACCTGATCTTCAGGGGGTACACGGCGGTCAAATCGTGGGACATCCTGCGGAGCGTCATCTACGAGCGGGACTTCGTGAACATCTTCGTGATCCAGTACGGGCTGGGGAACCTGGTCCCCTTCTTCCTCTTCCTGATTCCGGGGCTCACCATAAGGCGCGCCACGGTCGGCACGGTGCTCGTGCTTTTAGGGGTCTTCATGATGCGCTGGAACGTCGTCATCGGCGGGCAGGCTTTCTCATCGTCCTTCTCCGGGTTCATGCACTACGTCCTGCCGATTTGGCCGACCAGCATGGAGACCCTGAAGGAAGGGCTCTTCGGCGCCCTCATCGTCGCCATCGTCCCCTTCTGCATCTTCTACGTGCTGAACAAGGTTATGCCGGTGTTTAAAAAGGCGTAA
- a CDS encoding PTS sugar transporter subunit IIA — protein MLMKSSEVAALLHQDESTVMKWIKRDKLPATLVRGTYQINRVDLLEWATEHGIKVPPELFEAAQADVELPTLSQALEAGGVHCGVAGDDKLSVLRNMVNLLPLPPQMDPEFLLQVLLAREALGTTAIGDGIAIPHVRNPILLQNKPLPAVTLCFLEKPIDFGALDGLPVRILFLITSPTVKVHLHLLSRLAYALHDKEFRASLNLACDPAAIMEAARRCERGKRS, from the coding sequence ATGTTGATGAAGTCTTCGGAAGTGGCCGCGCTGCTGCATCAGGACGAGAGCACGGTCATGAAGTGGATCAAGAGGGATAAACTGCCGGCCACCCTGGTGCGGGGCACGTACCAGATCAACCGGGTGGACCTGCTTGAGTGGGCGACCGAGCACGGTATCAAGGTGCCGCCGGAGCTGTTCGAGGCGGCGCAGGCCGATGTCGAGCTCCCCACGCTCAGCCAGGCGCTCGAGGCGGGTGGGGTGCACTGCGGCGTAGCCGGCGACGACAAGCTCTCCGTGCTGCGCAACATGGTGAACCTCCTGCCGCTTCCCCCGCAGATGGACCCGGAGTTTCTGCTCCAGGTGCTTCTGGCCCGCGAGGCCCTCGGCACCACCGCCATCGGCGACGGCATCGCCATCCCTCACGTCCGCAACCCTATTCTCCTGCAGAACAAGCCGCTGCCCGCCGTCACCCTTTGTTTCCTGGAAAAGCCCATCGACTTCGGCGCCCTCGACGGCCTCCCGGTGCGCATCCTCTTCCTTATCACCAGTCCCACGGTTAAGGTGCATCTGCACCTGCTTTCACGACTCGCTTACGCCCTGCACGACAAGGAATTCCGGGCCTCCCTGAACCTTGCCTGTGATCCCGCGGCCATCATGGAGGCGGCAAGGCGCTGCGAGCGCGGCAAAAGGAGCTGA
- a CDS encoding NapC/NirT family cytochrome c: MALRKYAGYAWNLISLVGMILAVTATSLIIGFLSYEGITGVEKPYLGLMTYFLFPGMLIVGLLLVPLGAYIVREKRRRHPEEKIEPFPKVDFNDAHKRHLFIFFVVASIGFVLIVSVASLKGYEFTESTTFCGELCHKVMEPEHVAWANSPHAKVKCVECHVGPGAAWYVKAKISGMRQLYAVAFHTYPETIQTPIDNLRPARDTCEHCHWPEKFYAGRQKVFYHYAPNEENTPREINMLINIGGTPKSQHNKGIHWHIGQEVRYIATDRQRLNIPYIAVKEKDGSITEYFDIDKPLSKADVAKAEKRVMDCLDCHNRPAHIYRSPGVEMDEALAAKRIDIALPYLKKTAVEILTRPYKNKEEAKATIAKELPEYYAKNYPNVSKAKAKEIAHAVTVVQDIYNRNFFPAMKVSWNTYPNHIGHFYTPGCFRCHDGKHKTATGKVISKDCNMCHTVLSQKQENILEGSKHSEFVHPVDIGDELFKANCSDCHSAGGQDVPGGEQHAKK, from the coding sequence ATGGCACTTAGAAAGTATGCCGGCTACGCCTGGAACCTGATCAGTCTGGTCGGCATGATCCTCGCCGTCACCGCGACCAGCCTGATCATCGGCTTCCTCTCGTACGAGGGGATCACGGGCGTCGAGAAGCCTTACCTCGGTCTGATGACCTATTTCCTTTTCCCGGGCATGCTCATCGTGGGTCTGCTTTTGGTCCCGCTCGGCGCCTACATCGTGCGGGAGAAAAGGCGCAGGCACCCCGAAGAGAAGATCGAACCCTTCCCGAAGGTGGACTTCAACGACGCGCACAAGCGCCATCTGTTCATTTTCTTCGTCGTCGCCAGCATCGGTTTCGTCCTCATCGTCTCGGTCGCTTCGCTGAAGGGGTACGAGTTCACCGAGTCGACCACCTTCTGCGGCGAGCTCTGTCACAAGGTAATGGAGCCGGAGCACGTGGCCTGGGCCAACTCTCCGCACGCCAAGGTTAAATGCGTCGAGTGCCACGTCGGCCCCGGTGCCGCCTGGTACGTCAAGGCGAAGATCTCCGGCATGAGGCAGCTCTACGCGGTCGCCTTCCACACTTATCCTGAGACCATCCAGACTCCGATCGACAACCTCCGTCCGGCGCGCGACACCTGCGAGCACTGCCACTGGCCGGAGAAGTTCTACGCCGGGCGCCAGAAGGTGTTCTACCACTATGCGCCGAACGAGGAGAACACTCCCCGCGAGATCAACATGCTGATCAACATCGGCGGGACACCGAAGAGCCAGCACAACAAGGGGATCCACTGGCACATCGGTCAGGAGGTCCGCTACATCGCGACCGACCGTCAGCGCCTGAACATCCCGTACATCGCTGTCAAGGAGAAGGACGGCTCGATCACCGAGTATTTCGACATTGATAAGCCGCTCTCCAAGGCGGATGTCGCCAAGGCTGAAAAGCGTGTCATGGACTGCCTCGATTGCCACAACCGTCCGGCGCACATCTACCGCTCCCCGGGTGTGGAGATGGACGAGGCCTTGGCCGCCAAGCGCATCGACATCGCCCTGCCGTACCTGAAGAAGACCGCGGTCGAGATCCTCACCAGGCCGTACAAGAACAAGGAAGAGGCCAAGGCGACCATCGCCAAGGAACTGCCGGAATACTACGCGAAGAACTACCCGAACGTTTCCAAGGCCAAGGCCAAGGAGATCGCCCACGCGGTGACCGTGGTGCAGGACATCTACAACAGGAACTTCTTCCCGGCGATGAAGGTCAGCTGGAACACCTACCCGAACCACATCGGCCACTTCTACACTCCGGGTTGCTTCCGCTGCCACGATGGCAAGCACAAGACGGCAACCGGCAAGGTGATCTCCAAGGACTGCAACATGTGCCACACCGTCCTTAGCCAGAAGCAGGAGAATATCCTGGAGGGAAGCAAGCACAGTGAGTTCGTGCACCCGGTCGACATCGGCGACGAGCTCTTCAAGGCGAACTGCAGCGACTGCCACAGCGCAGGCGGGCAGGACGTCCCGGGCGGCGAGCAACACGCCAAGAAATAA
- a CDS encoding proton-conducting transporter transmembrane domain-containing protein, with protein sequence MFLSGEPATSLVLLLLAGGCQLVSGVPLLLQKESRPAQKFGVAFMVAASLLGLAGALFALVHPVTGSFLLPSGLPFGDLEIGVDPLSAFFLLPVYTVIGCSAVYGAAYWPVDRHPAHGGKLAFFLGLLGASLTMLFIAKSMMLFLMAWEVMAFAAYFALTAEDEKEQVREAGTLYLITAHLGALALFATFSLINAATGAYLFPAAGTLPAAGGVATGIFLTALVGFGMKAGVMPLHIWLPSAHANAPSHISAILSGLVLKTGIYGMMRIFSGFAAPPVWWGGLVLLLGCVSAVAGVVYAIGQHDLKRLLAYHSIENIGIIMMGLGIALIGDSQGRPALVALGAGGALLHVMNHALFKALLFLSAGSVIHAVHTREIDLLGGVSRRLPYTALFFLVGAVAICGLPPLNGFVSELMVYLGSFSAVGTAGSVAGLLPALAAPVLALVGGLAVACFVKVFGVVFLGAPRSSAHDGGEEAAGGMLAPMWVLALCCALIGLFPGLFGHLLNEALVEYRGALASQGIWNLVPFNWISLLGLGLILLLVLLWVFFARSAAKLPVQVGPTWGGGYLRPSPRIQYTASSFGSTVVRWFSVMLRPEEHREEVQGLFPGASSRATHVPETTLEKIYLPFLEYLFEKAAPVRRLQHGRLNIYIFYTFLTLVLLLALT encoded by the coding sequence ATGTTCCTCTCCGGCGAGCCTGCGACGTCCCTTGTACTGTTGTTGCTCGCCGGTGGCTGCCAGCTCGTCTCCGGTGTGCCGCTTCTTCTGCAGAAGGAGTCGCGTCCCGCCCAGAAGTTCGGCGTCGCCTTCATGGTGGCCGCTTCCCTGCTAGGCCTTGCCGGTGCCCTCTTCGCCCTCGTTCACCCCGTTACCGGCAGCTTTTTGCTCCCCTCAGGACTTCCCTTCGGCGACCTTGAGATCGGCGTCGATCCCCTTTCCGCCTTCTTCCTGCTTCCCGTCTATACCGTGATCGGCTGCAGCGCGGTTTACGGCGCCGCCTACTGGCCCGTCGACCGCCATCCGGCGCACGGCGGAAAGCTCGCCTTTTTCTTGGGGCTGCTCGGGGCGTCGCTCACCATGCTTTTCATCGCGAAGAGCATGATGCTCTTTCTCATGGCCTGGGAGGTGATGGCCTTCGCGGCCTACTTCGCCCTCACCGCCGAAGACGAGAAGGAGCAGGTGCGCGAGGCGGGAACGCTCTACCTGATCACGGCGCATCTCGGTGCGCTGGCGCTTTTCGCCACCTTCTCGCTGATCAACGCCGCGACCGGCGCATACCTTTTCCCGGCCGCAGGGACACTCCCCGCCGCGGGGGGCGTCGCCACCGGCATCTTCCTCACCGCCCTCGTCGGTTTCGGGATGAAGGCGGGCGTCATGCCGCTGCACATCTGGCTCCCCTCAGCCCACGCCAACGCGCCGAGCCACATCTCCGCGATCCTTTCCGGGCTGGTGCTGAAGACCGGCATCTACGGGATGATGCGCATCTTCTCAGGTTTCGCGGCACCGCCGGTCTGGTGGGGGGGGCTGGTCCTTCTCCTCGGCTGCGTCTCGGCCGTTGCCGGGGTCGTCTACGCCATCGGACAGCATGACCTGAAACGGCTCCTCGCCTACCACAGCATCGAGAATATCGGCATCATCATGATGGGGCTCGGGATCGCCCTTATCGGTGACAGCCAGGGGCGACCTGCGCTGGTGGCGCTCGGAGCGGGCGGGGCGCTCCTGCACGTGATGAACCACGCGCTTTTCAAGGCGCTGCTCTTCCTTTCCGCGGGATCGGTGATCCATGCCGTGCACACCCGCGAGATCGACCTCTTGGGTGGCGTCTCGCGGCGGCTTCCCTACACGGCGCTCTTTTTCCTGGTCGGGGCGGTGGCGATCTGCGGGCTCCCGCCTCTGAACGGTTTCGTGAGCGAGCTGATGGTCTATTTAGGCTCCTTCAGCGCCGTCGGGACCGCCGGCAGCGTCGCCGGGTTGCTTCCGGCGCTCGCCGCGCCGGTACTTGCGCTGGTAGGGGGGCTGGCGGTTGCCTGCTTCGTGAAGGTCTTCGGGGTGGTTTTCTTGGGGGCGCCGCGCTCGAGTGCGCATGACGGTGGGGAAGAAGCGGCGGGGGGGATGCTGGCGCCGATGTGGGTGCTTGCCTTGTGCTGCGCGCTGATCGGGCTCTTCCCCGGGCTTTTCGGGCATCTTCTGAATGAGGCGCTCGTTGAGTACAGGGGTGCGCTCGCCTCGCAGGGGATCTGGAATCTGGTCCCCTTCAACTGGATTTCTTTGCTCGGACTGGGGCTGATTCTATTGCTCGTCCTGCTCTGGGTCTTCTTTGCCAGGAGCGCCGCCAAGTTGCCGGTGCAGGTCGGCCCCACCTGGGGGGGCGGTTATCTGAGGCCATCGCCGAGAATACAATACACAGCCTCATCGTTCGGCTCCACGGTGGTGCGCTGGTTTTCCGTGATGCTCCGTCCAGAGGAGCATCGGGAAGAGGTGCAGGGGCTTTTCCCGGGGGCTTCCAGTCGAGCGACCCACGTCCCCGAGACCACGCTTGAGAAGATCTACCTTCCCTTCCTGGAGTATCTCTTCGAGAAGGCCGCGCCGGTGCGCAGGCTTCAGCACGGCAGGTTGAACATCTACATCTTCTATACCTTCCTCACGCTGGTGTTGCTGCTTGCGCTGACTTGA
- a CDS encoding 4Fe-4S dicluster domain-containing protein, with the protein MITRRSFCKKSLLIAGGLAVPLAALELFDPRKLLAEKDQKGPRWVFLVDTRKCVGCGFCVKGCKVENEVPYDANVTRTWVERYVVTKDGKTHIDSPKGARDGFPEKGIDIGHGKLEEIRDEEIEKAFFVPKLCNQCDNPPCVQVCPVGATYQTADGVVLVDRKWCIGCGYCIMGCPYGVRFFHPVYHVAEKCNFCYHRITKGMQTACVDSCAFGARRVGNLRDPEDPVTKVIMTERVNVLKEEYGTKPQVFYLGLSKEVK; encoded by the coding sequence ATGATCACCAGACGATCCTTCTGTAAAAAGTCGCTGCTCATCGCCGGCGGCCTCGCCGTTCCCCTCGCCGCGCTGGAACTCTTCGACCCGCGCAAACTTCTCGCGGAGAAGGACCAGAAGGGGCCCCGCTGGGTCTTCCTGGTGGACACCCGCAAGTGCGTCGGCTGCGGCTTCTGCGTCAAGGGGTGCAAGGTGGAGAACGAGGTCCCTTACGACGCCAACGTGACCCGCACCTGGGTCGAGCGCTACGTGGTCACCAAGGACGGCAAGACCCACATCGACTCCCCGAAGGGAGCGCGCGATGGCTTCCCGGAAAAGGGGATCGACATCGGCCACGGCAAGTTGGAAGAGATCAGGGACGAGGAGATCGAGAAGGCGTTCTTCGTGCCGAAGCTGTGCAACCAGTGCGACAACCCGCCCTGCGTGCAGGTCTGCCCGGTGGGGGCCACCTACCAGACTGCGGACGGCGTGGTGCTCGTCGACCGCAAGTGGTGCATCGGCTGCGGCTACTGCATCATGGGGTGCCCGTACGGGGTGCGCTTTTTCCACCCGGTCTACCACGTGGCCGAGAAGTGCAACTTCTGCTACCACCGCATCACCAAGGGGATGCAGACCGCTTGCGTCGACAGCTGCGCCTTCGGCGCCCGGCGCGTGGGGAACCTGAGGGACCCGGAAGACCCCGTGACCAAGGTGATCATGACCGAGCGGGTGAACGTGCTTAAGGAAGAATACGGAACCAAGCCGCAGGTGTTCTACCTGGGGCTCTCCAAGGAGGTGAAATAG
- the era gene encoding GTPase Era produces the protein MSEQVFRSGFVSIVGRPNVGKSTLLNRILGEKLMITSDKPQTTRNQVKGIHNIPGGQIVFLDTPGIHRAKTRLNKFMVDEALSSVQGVDLILFLVDGAADPEKEAGMIKEVLSGVEAPVILVMNKIDLVPKGELLERMGIYGDTYPFKEIIPVSASTGDGVEQLVQLVHGLLPEGPCYFPDDILTDVPERFIVAEIIREKIFRLTHDEVPYSVAVVVDSFKERENGVVAIQATINVERDSQKGIIIGRRGDMLKKIGTQSRQEIERLLDAKVFLELFVRVSGEWSDNSRMLKEFGYES, from the coding sequence ATGTCTGAACAGGTGTTCCGTTCCGGTTTCGTCTCCATCGTGGGGCGCCCGAACGTCGGCAAATCCACGCTGTTAAACCGCATCCTTGGTGAGAAGCTCATGATCACCTCGGACAAGCCGCAGACCACCCGCAATCAGGTCAAGGGAATCCACAACATCCCCGGCGGTCAGATCGTCTTCCTCGATACCCCCGGCATCCACCGCGCCAAGACCCGTCTCAACAAGTTCATGGTAGATGAGGCGCTCTCCTCGGTGCAGGGCGTCGACCTGATCCTCTTCCTCGTGGACGGCGCCGCCGACCCGGAAAAGGAGGCGGGGATGATCAAGGAGGTGCTCTCCGGCGTGGAGGCGCCCGTGATCCTCGTGATGAACAAGATCGACCTGGTCCCCAAGGGTGAGCTTTTGGAGCGCATGGGGATCTACGGCGACACCTACCCGTTCAAGGAGATCATCCCGGTTTCGGCGAGCACCGGCGACGGCGTAGAGCAGCTCGTGCAACTGGTGCATGGCCTGCTCCCCGAAGGGCCCTGCTACTTCCCGGACGACATCTTGACCGACGTGCCGGAGCGCTTCATCGTCGCCGAGATCATCAGGGAGAAGATCTTCCGGCTGACGCACGACGAGGTGCCGTACTCGGTCGCCGTCGTGGTGGACAGCTTCAAGGAGCGCGAAAACGGCGTCGTCGCCATCCAGGCGACCATCAACGTGGAACGCGACTCGCAGAAGGGGATCATCATCGGCCGCAGGGGGGACATGCTCAAGAAGATCGGCACCCAGTCGCGCCAGGAGATCGAACGCCTGCTCGATGCCAAGGTCTTTCTGGAGCTGTTCGTGCGGGTGAGCGGCGAGTGGAGCGACAACAGCCGCATGTTGAAGGAGTTCGGCTACGAGTCGTAG
- a CDS encoding multiheme c-type cytochrome, whose amino-acid sequence MKSHVWRPLFVALLVIALVLVARKLLVPADFGVGARGYMYGWHRAGNEQQWKEVAVKYKTAQHCMQCHRDKYDEMKESPHRNINCENCHGPALNHPDDPHTLTIDRSRELCARCHTRLPYPGSSRGVMKGIDPKTHNVGLDCVTCHWPHDPRKEGHKR is encoded by the coding sequence GTGAAGAGTCACGTTTGGCGACCGCTTTTCGTCGCGCTGTTGGTGATCGCCCTGGTGCTGGTGGCGCGCAAGCTCCTGGTGCCGGCCGACTTCGGCGTCGGCGCACGGGGGTACATGTACGGCTGGCACCGCGCCGGGAACGAGCAGCAGTGGAAAGAGGTGGCGGTGAAGTACAAGACCGCGCAGCACTGCATGCAGTGCCACCGAGACAAGTACGACGAGATGAAGGAGTCCCCGCACCGCAACATCAACTGCGAGAACTGTCACGGGCCAGCCCTGAACCACCCGGACGATCCCCACACCCTGACCATAGACCGCAGCCGCGAACTCTGCGCGCGCTGTCACACCCGCCTCCCCTACCCCGGCAGCAGCCGCGGCGTCATGAAGGGGATCGATCCGAAGACGCACAACGTCGGGCTTGACTGCGTGACCTGCCACTGGCCGCACGACCCCAGGAAGGAGGGACACAAGAGATGA